One segment of Cardiocondyla obscurior isolate alpha-2009 linkage group LG15, Cobs3.1, whole genome shotgun sequence DNA contains the following:
- the LOC139108485 gene encoding very long chain fatty acid elongase 7 isoform X1 — MRRCGCIHCAAYLMMAQLVRTIYDGYRDLMDNKSDPRVNDWPMMSGPFPTLATCLFYAYFVKVLGPKLMENRKPFNLRRVMIWYNLFQVVFSTWLFNESLVGGWGGRYSFRCQPVDYSNDPVALRMARGCWWYYISKFVEFTDTIFFVLRKKNDHISTLHVIHHGCMPMSVWFGVKFTPGGHSTFFGCLNTFVHIVMYSYYLLAALGPQIQPYLWWKKYLTAFQMVQFVLVMVHAFQLLFIDCNYPKAFVWWIGMHAVMFYFLFRNFYNEAYKKKILKNASSKQKNGKREQNDHKDGIKENDNEKGAIYANQYKMATGYISDSGLRNRVFIDNRGFDE; from the exons atgcGTCGTTGCGGTTGTATTCATTGCGCGGCATATCTCATG ATGGCGCAATTAGTGCGAACAATTTACGATGGATATCGAGACCTAATGGACAACAAAAGCGACCCGAGGGTCAACGATTGGCCGATGATGAGCGGCCCGTTTCCTACGTTGGCGACCTGTTTGTTCTACGCTTATTTCGTCAAGGTTTTGGGACCGAAATTGATGGAGAATCGAAAGCCTTTTAATCTCAGAAGAGTCATGATATGGTACAATCTCTTTCAAGTGGTATTCTCTACGTGGCTGTTCAACGAA AGTCTCGTCGGCGGCTGGGGAGGCAGGTACTCCTTCAGATGTCAGCCGGTCGATTATTCAAACGATCCCGTCGCGTTACGCATGGCACGAGGTTGCTGGTGGTACTATATCTCAAAGTTCGTCGAGTTTACGGACACgatttttttcgtattaagaaaaaagaacgatcACATAAGCACTCTCCATGTCATTCATCACGGCTGTATGCCTATGTCGGTGTGGTTCGGAGTTAAATTTACTCCCG GTGGCCACAGCACCTTTTTTGGATGTCTGAACACCTTCGTGCACATTGTAATGTACTCTTATTATCTCCTGGCGGCTCTCGGCCCGCAAATACAACCGTATCTGTGGTGGAAGAAGTATCTGACCGCTTTCCAAATGGTCCAATTTGTCCTCGTGATGGTACACGCGTTCCAGCTACTCTTTATCGATTGCAATTACCCGAAGGCATTCGTTTGGTGGATCGGCATGCACGCcgtaatgttttattttctgttcCGCAATTTTTACAATGAAGCGTACAAAAAGAAGATTTTGAAGAACGCGTCGAGCAAACagaaaaatggtaaaagaGAGCAAAACGACCACAAAGACGGTATCAAGGAGAACGACAACGAAAAAGGAGCGATATATGCAAATCAGTATAAAATGGCAACTGGTTACATATCCGACAGCGGCCTCAGAAATCGCGTGTTTATCGACAATCGAGGTTTTGATgaataa
- the LOC139108485 gene encoding very long chain fatty acid elongase AAEL008004 isoform X2, with amino-acid sequence MAQLVRTIYDGYRDLMDNKSDPRVNDWPMMSGPFPTLATCLFYAYFVKVLGPKLMENRKPFNLRRVMIWYNLFQVVFSTWLFNESLVGGWGGRYSFRCQPVDYSNDPVALRMARGCWWYYISKFVEFTDTIFFVLRKKNDHISTLHVIHHGCMPMSVWFGVKFTPGGHSTFFGCLNTFVHIVMYSYYLLAALGPQIQPYLWWKKYLTAFQMVQFVLVMVHAFQLLFIDCNYPKAFVWWIGMHAVMFYFLFRNFYNEAYKKKILKNASSKQKNGKREQNDHKDGIKENDNEKGAIYANQYKMATGYISDSGLRNRVFIDNRGFDE; translated from the exons ATGGCGCAATTAGTGCGAACAATTTACGATGGATATCGAGACCTAATGGACAACAAAAGCGACCCGAGGGTCAACGATTGGCCGATGATGAGCGGCCCGTTTCCTACGTTGGCGACCTGTTTGTTCTACGCTTATTTCGTCAAGGTTTTGGGACCGAAATTGATGGAGAATCGAAAGCCTTTTAATCTCAGAAGAGTCATGATATGGTACAATCTCTTTCAAGTGGTATTCTCTACGTGGCTGTTCAACGAA AGTCTCGTCGGCGGCTGGGGAGGCAGGTACTCCTTCAGATGTCAGCCGGTCGATTATTCAAACGATCCCGTCGCGTTACGCATGGCACGAGGTTGCTGGTGGTACTATATCTCAAAGTTCGTCGAGTTTACGGACACgatttttttcgtattaagaaaaaagaacgatcACATAAGCACTCTCCATGTCATTCATCACGGCTGTATGCCTATGTCGGTGTGGTTCGGAGTTAAATTTACTCCCG GTGGCCACAGCACCTTTTTTGGATGTCTGAACACCTTCGTGCACATTGTAATGTACTCTTATTATCTCCTGGCGGCTCTCGGCCCGCAAATACAACCGTATCTGTGGTGGAAGAAGTATCTGACCGCTTTCCAAATGGTCCAATTTGTCCTCGTGATGGTACACGCGTTCCAGCTACTCTTTATCGATTGCAATTACCCGAAGGCATTCGTTTGGTGGATCGGCATGCACGCcgtaatgttttattttctgttcCGCAATTTTTACAATGAAGCGTACAAAAAGAAGATTTTGAAGAACGCGTCGAGCAAACagaaaaatggtaaaagaGAGCAAAACGACCACAAAGACGGTATCAAGGAGAACGACAACGAAAAAGGAGCGATATATGCAAATCAGTATAAAATGGCAACTGGTTACATATCCGACAGCGGCCTCAGAAATCGCGTGTTTATCGACAATCGAGGTTTTGATgaataa